In Pseudoalteromonas marina, a genomic segment contains:
- a CDS encoding PQQ-dependent sugar dehydrogenase, translated as MLKTTWLSQFKLNNFSYSSKGLRGKQCISLFILFLLFSFNVNANNALPKKQYTTQTLATQLNSPWSMVQLPDGTWLITERDGHVVVIKNNEQSRIKLPLEGLYVAGQGGLLDIVLTPNFAKSKEVIFTYAQGNLDANRLVIAKATFNGTRFTTPTIIYNVATDKDTPQHYSGRALILPDNTILFSSGDGFDYREQAQVVTSQLGKTLRISANGKTPKNNPFIDHKNPTAHAVYSYGHRNLQGLVYDYDTQQIVSHEHGPAGGDELNYLTAGNNYGWPVITNGDDYSQARISPFRDYPGMQKPSVDWTPSIAPSGMAYYGSKHAAFPSLQKHVLITTLVDKKLYSVNLANGKFTQSHVFPEATGRLRDVFVTTQGNVAILTDGKDAKLMLFKAD; from the coding sequence GTGTTAAAAACAACATGGTTATCTCAATTTAAACTAAATAATTTTTCATACAGTAGCAAAGGCTTGCGCGGTAAACAATGCATCTCGCTTTTTATACTATTCCTGCTCTTCTCATTTAACGTCAATGCAAACAATGCATTACCTAAAAAACAATATACAACGCAAACACTCGCTACACAGCTAAACTCGCCTTGGAGTATGGTGCAACTGCCCGATGGCACATGGTTAATAACCGAACGCGACGGCCACGTAGTGGTTATTAAAAATAACGAGCAAAGTAGAATAAAATTACCACTTGAAGGTTTATACGTTGCAGGTCAAGGTGGTTTACTTGATATAGTACTCACGCCTAATTTTGCTAAGTCCAAAGAAGTTATTTTTACCTACGCCCAAGGCAATCTTGATGCAAACAGGCTCGTAATAGCTAAAGCTACCTTCAACGGTACACGTTTTACAACGCCAACCATCATTTACAACGTAGCCACAGATAAAGACACACCACAACATTACTCTGGTCGCGCCCTTATTCTCCCCGATAACACTATACTGTTTTCAAGTGGCGATGGTTTTGACTACAGAGAGCAAGCACAAGTAGTAACTAGCCAGCTTGGCAAAACACTGCGCATTTCAGCAAATGGCAAAACACCCAAAAATAACCCTTTTATTGACCACAAAAACCCAACAGCTCATGCAGTGTATTCATATGGGCACCGTAACCTTCAAGGTTTAGTGTACGACTATGACACGCAACAAATTGTAAGCCACGAACATGGCCCCGCAGGTGGCGACGAGCTAAATTATTTAACGGCTGGAAATAATTACGGTTGGCCAGTCATTACAAACGGTGACGATTACTCGCAAGCGCGCATATCTCCATTTAGAGACTACCCAGGCATGCAAAAACCAAGCGTAGATTGGACGCCATCAATCGCTCCATCGGGTATGGCGTATTATGGCTCTAAACACGCCGCATTCCCTTCGCTTCAAAAACATGTGCTCATCACCACGCTTGTAGATAAAAAACTCTACAGCGTTAATTTAGCGAATGGTAAATTCACCCAGTCGCATGTATTTCCAGAAGCAACAGGACGATTAAGAGATGTATTTGTAACTACTCAAGGTAATGTAGCCATATTAACTGATGGGAAAGATGCTAAGCTGATGTTGTTTAAAGCTGATTAA
- a CDS encoding Nramp family divalent metal transporter, giving the protein MRLGPGLLVTAAFIGPGTITTASVAGANFGFALIWTLLFSVIATILLQSMAARLGVATGQDLAQALRANIQTPLFKSLAIFLVISAIGVGSAAYEAGNLSGASMGLIGIFPNVNPQIWTPLIAFLSAGLLYSGKHKVVENALIVLVILMSLVFISTLIMASPSLADILSGFTPSLPEGSITTVLALVGTTIVPYNLFLHSGVLAAKHDSKSDLQKVIKQTNVDTGLSITLGGVITLAILSTASVAFYGTNAGQISAANMAVQLEPLLGDGAHYFFAIGLFAAGLTSAITAPLAGAYAVCGMLGWSNDMASTRFKSVAIIILLFGAAVASLGLDPVAVIIFAQAANGLLLPVITIYLVWLVNQKSVMGKFTNSFILNLVTLPVLMLIFGLSSYKLIGLFF; this is encoded by the coding sequence ATGCGATTAGGTCCAGGATTACTCGTCACTGCTGCCTTTATTGGGCCAGGTACAATCACTACAGCCAGTGTGGCAGGCGCAAACTTTGGTTTTGCGCTTATTTGGACATTACTATTTTCAGTTATTGCCACTATATTACTGCAATCAATGGCGGCACGCCTTGGCGTTGCAACAGGCCAAGACTTAGCGCAAGCACTTAGGGCAAATATTCAAACCCCGCTATTTAAATCGTTAGCCATATTTTTAGTGATCAGCGCCATAGGTGTTGGCAGTGCAGCATACGAAGCGGGTAATTTAAGTGGCGCGAGTATGGGATTAATTGGCATATTTCCAAACGTTAATCCGCAAATATGGACCCCTCTAATTGCTTTTTTAAGTGCCGGGTTACTTTATAGCGGCAAACATAAAGTGGTAGAAAACGCACTTATAGTATTAGTGATTTTAATGAGCTTGGTGTTTATATCGACATTGATCATGGCTTCACCATCACTGGCTGATATATTGTCAGGCTTTACGCCAAGCTTGCCCGAAGGCTCAATAACAACTGTTTTAGCGTTGGTTGGTACAACCATAGTGCCGTACAACCTGTTTTTGCACTCTGGCGTTTTAGCAGCTAAGCACGACAGCAAAAGTGACTTACAAAAAGTAATTAAGCAAACCAATGTTGATACTGGCCTTTCAATTACTTTGGGTGGTGTAATCACATTAGCTATTTTATCTACCGCGTCGGTCGCTTTTTATGGAACAAACGCAGGGCAAATTAGCGCAGCAAACATGGCAGTACAACTAGAGCCCTTGCTCGGTGATGGAGCCCATTACTTTTTTGCTATAGGGTTGTTTGCCGCAGGGCTAACTAGCGCAATAACCGCGCCGCTTGCTGGGGCCTATGCCGTATGTGGTATGTTAGGTTGGTCAAACGATATGGCAAGTACTCGCTTTAAAAGCGTTGCTATTATCATCTTATTATTTGGTGCTGCGGTAGCATCTCTTGGGTTAGACCCTGTCGCAGTTATAATATTTGCCCAAGCAGCTAATGGTTTATTACTTCCTGTTATCACTATTTACTTAGTGTGGTTAGTAAATCAAAAATCGGTCATGGGGAAATTTACCAACTCGTTTATTTTAAACCTAGTTACTCTACCTGTGTTAATGCTTATTTTTGGCTTAAGTAGTTACAAACTCATTGGTTTATTTTTTTAA
- the serS gene encoding serine--tRNA ligase yields MLDSKYLRQDVEQTAARLAARGYELDVAKVTELEEQRKTLQVKTQELQSQRNASAKAIGQAKAKGEDAQPLLDAVANLGSELDATKKAQDEVLNAINDIALAIPNLPDESVPEGADEDDNVEILTWGTPKKYDFEVKDHVDVGQDLNGLDFEMGVKISGARFTVMRGQVARMHRALTQYMLDTHTDTNGYTEMYVPYLVNSASLYGTSQLPKFAGDLFHTLGLVNDDGEQQAGFSLIPTAEVPLTNSARDEIYDESDLPIRLTAHTPCFRSEAGSYGRDTRGLIRQHQFDKVELVQLVKPEDSMQALEELTGHAEQILQALELPYRKVILCMGDMGFGAAKTYDLEVWLPAQDTYREISSCSNMVDFQARRMQARFRREGAKKPELLHTLNGSGLAVGRTLVAILENYQQADGSVVVPEVLRPYMGGLEVIGKA; encoded by the coding sequence ATGTTAGATTCTAAATATTTACGACAAGACGTTGAGCAAACTGCAGCACGCTTAGCGGCTCGTGGCTACGAGCTTGATGTTGCAAAAGTGACAGAACTTGAAGAGCAACGCAAAACATTACAAGTAAAAACGCAAGAGCTTCAAAGTCAACGTAACGCCAGTGCTAAAGCCATTGGCCAAGCAAAAGCGAAAGGCGAAGACGCACAGCCGCTATTAGACGCAGTGGCAAATTTAGGCAGCGAATTAGACGCAACTAAAAAAGCGCAAGACGAAGTACTCAACGCGATTAACGACATTGCTTTAGCAATTCCAAATTTACCAGACGAATCAGTACCAGAAGGCGCTGATGAAGACGACAACGTTGAAATACTTACCTGGGGCACGCCTAAAAAGTACGACTTTGAAGTAAAAGATCACGTAGATGTAGGGCAAGACCTAAACGGCCTAGATTTTGAAATGGGCGTTAAAATTAGTGGCGCACGTTTTACAGTAATGCGCGGCCAAGTAGCACGTATGCACCGTGCACTAACGCAATACATGTTAGACACCCACACAGACACAAACGGCTATACAGAAATGTATGTACCGTACTTAGTAAACAGCGCAAGCCTATACGGCACAAGCCAATTACCTAAGTTTGCAGGCGACTTATTCCATACATTAGGCCTAGTAAACGACGACGGTGAACAACAAGCTGGCTTTAGCTTAATCCCTACAGCAGAAGTACCGTTGACTAACAGCGCACGCGACGAAATTTACGACGAAAGTGATTTACCGATTCGCTTAACTGCGCACACACCATGTTTTAGAAGTGAAGCGGGCAGCTACGGTCGCGATACACGTGGTTTAATTCGCCAGCACCAGTTTGATAAAGTTGAACTAGTACAACTAGTTAAACCAGAAGATTCAATGCAAGCGCTTGAAGAGCTAACAGGCCACGCAGAGCAAATTTTACAAGCATTAGAACTACCATACCGTAAAGTAATTTTATGTATGGGCGACATGGGCTTTGGCGCAGCTAAAACATACGACTTAGAAGTATGGTTACCGGCGCAAGATACCTACCGCGAAATTTCGTCTTGTTCAAATATGGTCGATTTCCAAGCGCGCCGTATGCAAGCTCGTTTTCGCCGTGAAGGTGCTAAAAAGCCAGAGTTACTACATACACTAAATGGCTCAGGTTTAGCCGTTGGCCGTACACTAGTTGCCATACTAGAAAACTACCAACAAGCTGACGGTTCAGTAGTCGTACCAGAAGTATTACGCCCATACATGGGTGGACTTGAAGTGATTGGTAAAGCTTAA
- a CDS encoding replication-associated recombination protein A, with product MSNLGFNFGPDVRPLAARMRPTTLDEYIGQQHLLSSDKPLHQAIVAGRCHSLILWGPPGVGKTTLAQIIANHADAELIQMSAVTAGVKDIRDSVTQAHDNLQSRGQRTLMFVDEVHRFNKSQQDAFLPHIEDGTFIFVGATTENPSFALNNAILSRARVYVLKSLADTDLYTVIERALEQDEQLNQKNIVIANNAKKALCQASGGDARKVLNLLEQAVDLTTEHNGTYNVDEHVLSQVLPTHLAKYDKGGDEFYDLISAFHKSVRGSSPDGALYWYCRILAGGGDPLYVARRLLAIATEDIGNADPRAMEVALNAWDIFQRVGPSEGERAIAQATLYLASAPKSNAVYMAFNQAKADAKNEPSYPVPEHLRNAPTNLMKDLGYGAEYRYAHNEEGAFAAGEKYLPPEMDGKEYYLPSDRGLEQKIKQKLDYLKERDAQSPLKRYEND from the coding sequence GTGAGTAATTTAGGCTTTAACTTTGGACCCGATGTACGCCCACTTGCGGCGCGAATGCGCCCAACAACGCTTGATGAATACATAGGTCAGCAGCATTTACTAAGTAGCGACAAACCTTTGCATCAAGCTATTGTTGCAGGGCGCTGCCATAGCTTAATTTTGTGGGGGCCGCCTGGGGTGGGCAAAACAACCTTGGCGCAAATTATTGCAAACCACGCCGATGCCGAGCTTATACAAATGTCGGCTGTGACCGCAGGCGTAAAAGATATTCGCGACAGCGTAACGCAAGCACATGATAACCTACAAAGCCGCGGGCAACGCACCTTAATGTTTGTGGATGAAGTACACCGTTTTAATAAATCGCAGCAAGATGCATTTTTACCTCACATAGAAGACGGCACGTTTATATTTGTAGGCGCGACAACCGAAAACCCCTCGTTTGCACTTAATAATGCTATTTTATCGCGTGCCCGCGTGTATGTTTTAAAGTCGCTTGCCGATACCGACTTATACACAGTAATAGAGCGCGCACTTGAGCAAGATGAGCAGCTAAACCAAAAAAACATTGTGATTGCTAATAACGCCAAAAAGGCGCTTTGCCAAGCAAGCGGCGGCGATGCCCGTAAAGTATTAAACCTACTTGAGCAAGCGGTTGATTTAACCACCGAGCATAACGGCACATATAACGTAGATGAGCACGTATTAAGCCAAGTACTGCCTACGCATTTGGCTAAATACGATAAAGGCGGCGATGAATTTTACGATTTAATCTCGGCTTTTCATAAATCGGTACGAGGCAGTTCACCCGATGGTGCGCTGTATTGGTATTGCCGTATTTTAGCCGGTGGTGGCGACCCACTTTATGTAGCAAGACGTTTACTTGCCATTGCCACAGAAGACATAGGTAACGCAGACCCACGTGCGATGGAAGTGGCATTAAACGCTTGGGATATATTTCAGCGTGTAGGCCCAAGTGAGGGCGAACGCGCCATTGCACAAGCCACTTTGTATTTAGCCAGCGCACCCAAAAGTAATGCGGTTTATATGGCGTTTAATCAAGCAAAAGCTGATGCCAAAAATGAGCCAAGTTACCCAGTGCCTGAGCATTTACGCAATGCACCAACCAACTTAATGAAAGACTTAGGTTATGGCGCAGAGTACCGTTATGCGCATAACGAAGAGGGCGCCTTTGCCGCCGGTGAAAAATACTTACCACCAGAAATGGACGGCAAGGAATATTACCTACCAAGCGATCGCGGCCTTGAGCAAAAAATTAAACAAAAACTCGATTACCTAAAAGAGCGCGATGCGCAAAGCCCACTTAAACGATACGAAAATGATTAA
- the crcB gene encoding fluoride efflux transporter CrcB translates to MIKLYMMIALGGASGACLRFFISETMLKLLGRGFPFGTLAVNILGSLLMGVLYGLIDKQIITVSPAKTLIGIGFLGALTTFSTFSMDSLLLLQQGHFIKMALNIILNVMVCIFMAWLGLQLVMQKG, encoded by the coding sequence ATGATTAAACTTTATATGATGATCGCCCTTGGCGGTGCCTCAGGGGCTTGTTTACGATTTTTTATTAGCGAAACCATGCTAAAACTCCTTGGTAGGGGATTCCCTTTTGGTACGTTGGCGGTTAATATTCTGGGTTCATTGTTAATGGGCGTTTTATACGGTTTGATAGATAAACAAATTATCACTGTAAGCCCCGCTAAAACCCTTATCGGTATTGGCTTTTTAGGTGCATTAACCACCTTTTCAACATTCTCAATGGACTCGTTGTTGTTGTTACAACAAGGTCACTTTATTAAAATGGCCCTCAATATCATCTTAAATGTGATGGTCTGTATTTTTATGGCTTGGCTGGGCCTTCAGCTGGTAATGCAAAAAGGTTAA
- a CDS encoding integron integrase, with protein sequence MKSPFLTMIAEQMYLKRYAKSTIKAYLYWIASFIRFNSMRHPTTMGDNEVELFLNHLVNQQNVAPNTQAQALNALSFLFKEVIKKPLSLSLGFIKSKRATKLPIVLTQQEINNFFKVCSAKHYLPCGLLYGSGMRLMEVLRLRVHDIDFDYNCIRIWDGKGGKNRVVTLAVELIPQLRSQIQLVDSYLQLDLKNPLYSGAYMPHLLRKKYPNHNRQLGWQYLFSSHKLSIDPESKQLRRHHIDEKQLQRAVKQAADDAKIRKHVTPHTLRHSFATHLLQSGADIRTVQAQLGHSDVRTTQIYTHVLQQGANGVVSPFSRL encoded by the coding sequence ATGAAATCACCTTTTTTAACTATGATAGCCGAACAAATGTATCTAAAGCGTTATGCTAAAAGTACCATTAAAGCGTATTTATACTGGATAGCTTCGTTTATTCGTTTTAACTCTATGAGGCACCCAACAACGATGGGAGATAATGAGGTCGAACTTTTTTTAAATCATTTAGTCAACCAACAAAATGTTGCTCCTAATACTCAAGCACAAGCCTTAAATGCGTTGAGCTTTTTATTTAAAGAAGTGATTAAAAAGCCACTCTCATTATCATTAGGTTTTATTAAGAGCAAACGAGCAACTAAACTACCGATAGTTTTAACGCAGCAGGAAATAAATAATTTTTTTAAAGTGTGCTCTGCGAAGCATTATTTACCCTGTGGACTACTTTATGGCAGTGGTATGCGATTAATGGAGGTACTGCGTTTACGAGTACACGATATTGACTTTGACTATAACTGCATTCGAATTTGGGATGGCAAAGGAGGTAAAAATCGTGTTGTGACGCTTGCAGTAGAGCTCATACCGCAATTACGTTCTCAAATACAATTAGTTGATAGTTACCTGCAATTAGATCTGAAAAACCCTTTATATAGCGGCGCTTACATGCCGCATTTGTTACGTAAAAAATATCCAAACCATAACAGACAATTAGGTTGGCAATATTTATTTTCATCACATAAATTAAGCATTGATCCTGAGAGTAAGCAGCTGAGGCGTCATCATATTGATGAAAAGCAATTACAACGCGCTGTTAAACAGGCTGCTGACGATGCAAAAATTAGGAAACACGTTACACCACATACCTTACGCCATTCATTTGCAACGCACCTATTGCAAAGTGGCGCTGATATTCGTACGGTTCAGGCACAATTAGGCCATAGTGATGTGCGAACAACCCAAATATATACTCATGTTTTACAGCAAGGAGCCAATGGTGTTGTAAGCCCATTTTCGAGATTATAA